Part of the Pseudobdellovibrionaceae bacterium genome is shown below.
AGATGAGCGCACCTCAGCGCTCATCGTTACTGACACCAACGACGTTTTAACTAAAATCGAAAGATTGGTAAAAGAGTTAGATATCCCGCCCACGCAAGTGATGATTGAGGGCAAGATCGTTGAAGCCACAGAGACCTTTCAAAAGGACGTAGGCCTTAACTGGGGCTTTACCGGTGCAAATACCACAATTAGTGCTTCAGGTGGCGATAATGGCCGACCCATTGATCTTAATTTTGGGTATGCCTTTCAACCGTTCACCAATGATGCTGTCAGTGCCTTGGCCAACGCGTTTAACTTAAGAGTGGGCCGAATGAGTTTTCTTGGAAACCTATCAAGCACTTTGGCTTTGGCAGAAAAAGACAATTTGGTGCGAATTATTTCGTCACCTCGAATTGTAACCATGAACAAGTCACCTGCTGAAATCACACAAAAAGGAGAGACCATCTCCATTAAGCAAACTAAAGATCCGTTGACCGACGAAATCACGAAGTCGTCAACTCGGGTCCCGGTGAAGTTGGAGCTTAAGGTGACACCTCAAATCACAGCCGAAGGAAGTGTGATTTTAGATGTGGAAGTCCTTAGAGAATTTGCTGGTGCTGAAGCCGACCAAGACACAAAAGACCGTCCCGTGAACTCTCGTTCCGCAAAAACGAAAGTTCTGGTTCAAAACGGACAGACAGCAGTTATTGGCGGGATCTATCAAAGTGATGAAACCCAGTCTGAATCGGGTTTCCCTGGCTTAAGAAAAGTTCCGGTTTTGGGCTGGCTTTTTAAAGCGGATAGCAAGAAGACCGAAAAAAACGAGCTGTTATTGTTTTTAACTCCGCGCATCTTGAACCCCGAAGCGCAAACGGCAAAAGGCTCTTAAGCTTTATCTAAGAGGCCTCTGGCAGCAAGAGCCGCCAGAGGCGAATGATTAAAAATTCAAAACACCTCAGTACTCAACTACGACTCACTCAAATTACCAAATTTGCACTCGATCTTTGGGGGCCACATACATATTGTCGCCGGCCTTGCACTGATAGGCTTCATAAAATCCAGTGAGGTGTTTTATGGGCAAATTCACCCGCTGTGGTTGTTGTGAGTGGTAGTCATTTCTCAGCATTTGCTCTCTAAACTTCGGCCGAATGCTTTGGCACCAGGCCCGTGCGTATTGAAGAAAAAATTCTTGTTTTTGTTTTTGAGTGGCCGCCTTTTTGCCAAAGGCAGCATCGTAGGCAAAGGTCAGTCCACTCAGGTCGCCAATATTCTCACCCATTGTCAATTCGGGATTGTGTTCCTCAGCCGCATAGTACACGCCAAGTTTTTGCCCCATTTCTTTAAAGTGCTTGAGGTCCTCTTCGGTCATCCAGTTATTCAGAGCACCGTCCCCATCATATTGAGCTCCTTTGTCATCAATGGCATGACCAATCTCGTGTCCAACCACAACACCCACAGCTCCCATGTTCACATGTTCAGGCAGATTTTGATCATAGAACGGGTATTGGAGTATCCCAATGGGCATCACAAACTTGTTATCCATGGCCGAGTAATAGGCGTTCACCGTCAACGGTCCCATTCCCCAAACATCTTTGTTGCGGTCTTTGCTGAGGTCGTCGTAGGTCTTTTCAATCATCATCTTGTTGAAGATCACCACGTTGTTTAAAAACGAAGCGTTGTCATAGGTCTTAACCGGGAGAAAATCCCATTCCGCCTCAGTATTGGGCGTAACCACTTGATACCCGAGGCGCTCCATTTTTTTTAAGGCTCCTTTTCTGCCGGCATCACTTAACCATTCATTTGATTTAATCCGGTGGATCATCTCTTTTCGTACTTTTTCTAATAGAGCCACAAATTTTTCCTTCGAAAAATCTGGAAACATCTCTTGAACCATGTCGGCGTCAATTTCTTTGGCAAACTTTCTAAAGGTATAGTCGGCACACCGTTGATCGCGAGGTTTTCGCACGGCGGGGCCACCTAAATACTTGTGACTGAATTGGAATTTCTGATCATAAAACTCAGGGTAGGCATCGTCGAGTGTAGAATAAAGTGACTGAACCGCGACCAGATCCTTCAGCGTCTGCAAATCGCCTTTGACAAACTGCTCGTGAAGATAAGCTGTGGCTTCCGGCGAAAGATCCCGAAGGGGCACAGATGCCGATAGCGGAGCAAATACCTGGTCGAGGTGAAATGCCGGATACTTAGCAACCAGAGATTCCCGAGACACATAGCGATCTTCGTTAATCAGCGCACGAAACTCTTCTGGCGTGGGATACACTTGGGAGAAAGCCTGTTCCAGGTCCACAACCTTTTTCGCCCGCGCAGATATTTGCTGAGTTTCACCAATGGTAATGAGAAAGGCAGAGACAAGTTCCGTATAGGCTTGTTTCACGTCTTCTTTTTCATAGAGTTTTCGGTGATTCAACTGCATGACATCCACATCAAAATAAGCGTCATTTTTTAAGCTGTTCTTTTGGTTGGGAATATCACCAAGACCCAGAAAGCTGGGGGATCCAGCGTTCCATCTCTGTACAATGTATTGTGCTAGTTCTTCGTGGCTATTGATCTGGGCAAGGTCAGCTTTGACTTGGGCCACCCACTCTTGCTCGTCAGTGACCTGTCGTTTTTCGTTTAGACAGGATTGATAAACATCTCGCACTTGGGCCAAGCGGGGAGACACTTTTTTATTGGCAACACTGTCTATGAACGCCATCTTTTTTCGTTTGACCCGCTCATGCGAGTCATTGAATGCAAATGTGTAGGCGCTTTTATCATCGGGCAGCGAGAAGTCGGCCAGTGCACCTGAACAGGCGTATTCATAAAAATCATTGCAGGGGTCTAATTTGACATTAACCGGGAAGTCCCGCCGTTCAGGGATCACTAGATTTTGAGTCAGCAGGGCCTGCTGTCCAGTGGATGCATCTGGAGTTTCGGCATTGGCCGCATTAATCTGTCGTTGGGGGTGATTGCAGCTCAAAAGGGTCGCCACAAAAACAATTACCGATGATAAAAGTGCCAATTTACTCATAGAGGTACCTCGTAGGGAATTATATTAAGCCAAAAATGGGGCAGGACTATTCCCGCTAACTTAAACGATAGACCCGGTTTGGGTCAAAATAGAATGTAGTGAATTCAGTCTAGGATCGAATCTTTTTCACAGGCTACTGGGTGACCATGGTCGTTGAAAGATTGAGGCGATTTACGGGCTCACCGCTGCTATCCAGAAAATAGCCCTGGGCCTCAAATTCCACGGTGTAAACAAAGCTATCGGCCTCTGGCAGTGAACCCAGGTAGATCACCACGCTGTGGGTGCCATTGTAGTTGGACTCAAAGTCTCCGTAAATTTCTCCAGATTGACTACCAAAATCGAACCCACCTTCGGCTTTCACAATGCCGCCGCCCTTGGTGGAGGTCGCGTAATAGGTGAAGGTCAATATACGAAATTTCTGGCCAGACTGATTGTTCAAATTAAATTTAAAACGAGTCCAGGGAGCTTTGATGGTTCTTTCGTTTTCGGTACCCTTATCGATGGTAATATCGGCGTTGATAACAATAGGGCTTTCTGGCACAGGAGTGAGAGTGATCAGCTTAGACAGTTTCATACTCTCACTCTCAACACCACACTGAATTGTCGATAGGGCGAGTAGACCCAAAAGCCCGAGCTTTGCAATTTTCAAAATGTTCATCGACACCACCACCTTAATAATAATTTTAGTATATTACGTGTTGATAACAAACAGAATTACTGCTGGACCTACGGCTAGAAGCCAGAAACACGTTCTGGCGTCTCAGGACGAGACATTTCCCCGATTCATGGGGAATTCTCAGGATCACCTCTTGCCAGTGCTTCCGTAAGGTTTTAAAACAGCGGCATGGATCTTTTTGAGCAGGCGCAGAACCAATACGAAGACTCAACCCAGCCGCTGGCTGAGCAGTTGAGGCCAAAAGATTTTGAAGACTTTGTGGGTCAAGCTCATGCACTTGGACCAGGTACAGCGCTTAGAAAAAATATCGAAACAGGGTGGATCCAAAACTTAATTTTGTGGGGCCCCCCGGGGAGTGGAAAGACCACTTTTGCTCACCTTCTGGCCGAAAAAATAGACAGTGAGTTTGTCACTGTGAATGCCGTCGATACGGGGGCTAAAAAATTGCGCGAGTTGGGACAACAAGCTCGAGATCGTCGCTTACAGTTTCGGCGAAAAACCATGCTATTCATCGATGAAATCCACCGCCTTAACAAAGCTCAACAAGATGTGCTTCTGCCGTTTGCTGAAAAAGGTGATTTTGTTTTGGTGGGTGCAACCACTGAAAACCCCAGCTACGAACTTAACTCTGCTCTGTTAAGTCGTTGCCGCTTGGTGGTGTTTCGGCCCCATACAAGAGAAGATTTGGCTCGATTAATGAAACGAGCGGCCGAAAGGCTGTCGGTCCCCTTGGACGAGCTATTGACCTCAGAAGCCCAAGAAGATTTGTGCGAGCGTGCTTCAGGAGATGCGCGCCGATTGATTAATTGGTTTGAGCAGATTGCCAGTGTGGCTCAGTTGAAGGCAGAGGGCATCAATTGGCCCGTGGGGCGTGATCAGCTCAGTCAGGTCATTGAGACCGCCGGTATCAGCTACGATAAAAACAGCGATGAACATTACAATTGCGTTTCGGCATTTATCAAAAGTGTTCGCGGCAGTGATCCTGATGCGGCCTTGTATTACTTGGCACGAATGCTAAGGGGAGGGGAGGACCCCGTTTTCATTGCTCGGCGCCTAGTGATTTTAGCTTCAGAAGATATTGGTAATGCTGATCCTCGCGCTATTACCGTAGCCGTGTCTGGACTTCAGGCTGTGGAGCTTATTGGTATGCCCGAGGCGAGAATCAGTTTGGCGCAAGTCACGACCTATCTATCGAGCGCCCCCAAATCAAACCGCGCCTACGTCGGATTAGAAAAAGCATTTAAAGTAGTGGACAAAACAGGAGCCCTGCCGATTCCCTTGGCGTTAAGGTCCTCGCGCACACAAGCCATGCGTGATCTCGGCTACGGCAAAGACTACGTCTACACCCACGATGCTCCAAAGGGTTGGGCTAGACAGCAGTACCTCCCTGAGAGTGTGAAAGCTGAGAAGTTTTACGAACCCGTGGACCGGGGTTTTGAAAAGACGATTCTGCAATATTTGGCCTGGCTTCGCGAGTAGCTCCACCACCGGCTAAAAAATGTTTCCCATGAAAGTGTGAATGGCCGCCGGTAAATTTACCGATCTTATTTGATTGGGCTCAATATTTTTTAATAATAGAGAGAGCCCCACTTAGGGCCCGACTTAATACACCTTGTTGGCACAGACACACACGCATAACTCATCCCCTTGCGTCTCCATAGAATGTTTTGTGTTTGAAGGGATGGTAATGCGGTCACCCGGTCGCAGCAGCAGCTTATTGCCGGCCACATTCATGACCAGTTCGCCACTTGCGACCATTCGTACTTCATCAAAGGGATGTCTGTGATCTGTAACGGTCGCCCCTTTGGGATACTCTTCGTTGAAGGGCTCTAGACCTTCGGCCTCAAAAAGAATCTTAATCTGTTGAATATCAGGAACTCGTGGCGCCTGCCATCGTCGCACAAGCATAAAAACCTCACAATTATTAATGTAGAGACCCAAAAATCAAGGCAAAGGCGGTATTGTCGATCTCACCTGTAAAATCGCGTTTGTGTGGGAATCTGTCAAATAGTGTTCTAAGTTTTGCCAGTTTTATGATGAAAACTGTCTCATTTCAATAACTTACTGGATTTTGTCTGATTCCTTTGCAGGACAATAAACCAAAAATTCCCAAAGCCCTCAAGTCTTTCCAAGGTGTGGACGATAGCTACTCTGACATCGTTGAAGACGCAGACACAATGAGAAAGCAGGCGAGGGAATTTTGAGTCGGATGAAGCAGGTTATGAATAACCCCAAAACAGAAGAGCAGATTGTTCACTATATTGAGCAGTCTACAGGATTGATGATCAAAGACTTTAACCAAGGTCGAGTCGAAATCCAGCAAGAGGCCGACGGAAAGACTTTGGGTTTTGAATTAAAGTCCATTGAAGAGGTGATCTCGCGATTCGATTCGCACGGTGAGCCTTTTTTACAAGTGAACTTTCGATCGGGCACTAAAATATTGCTCACAGAAAGACTTGTCGGCTTCAAGCCGGGGCAGATCAAGGGTCTAGACCCCTCTCGTCTTCCTAAAGTGGTGACCACTCCAGACCTAATCAGTGTGGTTGAAGCCATTGAAGACCATGTCAACCATGGAGAGGGAAGTCCAGAAGACATCGATTTATTAAAACAAGTCTTCAAAGCTGTGGTCACAGGCGCCGAAGCCGTAGGTTTTGACCTATCCATCGAGCGCGCTTGGCTTGACCGAATTGCCAAAGTAAACGCCAAGGCATCGGCTTAATAATTTAAAGCTGTGCTCCGTTGATTTTTTGTCGTTCAACAAAACCCCCAACCTTGTTCTCTGTGACTCAAGTGAGCCTCTAACAAGGCATTTTTTTCCACCGATCCGAAGAGAAACTCATCGATGACGATTGCGTAAAATGCGCTTCGAGTGGCAGCGACATTTTAAAAGCTCAATCCCATGTGGCCCAAATAGGCAAATGTTGGGGCGCCCATTGGTAGGCTTGTCAGGGTCAATAAACTCGAAAAATCCAGTAATGCTAGGGGTGCGTATGCATCATCAAGAAACCTTCACAGGTCTTTTAGTTCCTTTTTTTCGGCCATGGCTAAGATCAAACGTGGTCGATGGGTTCCACAACATGGACCAGGGCCTTAAAATATTTTGCGAACTAACAGACCCAGATCAAAAAGCCCTGGCATAGGCGTTCTTTTAGCGTAAAGCCATATTAAAGCTTTTTCAAATCCGAGGCCTGAGGGGTGCCAGTGGGTAACCTCCGTGGTAGGAATCCCTTTTCCAAAGAGGAGGATACGAATGGTCAAAGTCCTAGCGACCTTGGGTCTAGCTGCGTTGACACTTTTGCCTGCAGAGAGTTTTGCCACGGAAGACTCATTTGCAATGAAGTACTACGATTGTTTTCCCGTAGATTTGCCGGAAGTGCCGGTTACTATTCGAATCGGTATGGAAAAGGTTCTTCGGGTCGGAAAAAGCTCCACCTCCTACATGGGAGGCGTACCCGTGTATCTGGTACATGAGGGTGACAACGTGGCTGGCATAAGAGTGGGAGACACCTCTTTCACTATCAACGATCTCGAGCAGATGGTCTTATTTGAAAGTAATGAAGCCCAAATCAGCCAAAGTATCCCAATTAGCCTCACCAACTTTCACCTGCCCATATCGTCTCTGTCCACCTGTGAGGGGTGGGAGGGCAACACTCTTAGTGGGGGAACTTGCTTCAATTTAGGTTTTCTCGAGGAAGTGAGTCTCGGTCATGACGTTTTAGGAGGGATTCTGAAATATATGATTGGTCGCTCGTGGCTTGCGGCTGAGGGGTCGACAAGCCTTCGGGATCGCATGGAGAAGGAGTGGGGAGACCGTTGGCTTAGCTACGATCTTATCGTTACTCAAAGTGTTGGAGCACCAAAAGTCTACTTGGAAGATGAGTATGGTCATCGCCGGGTCAATTTAGTGTTAGGTATGATCGACGTGGATGACTCTAACCTTTACGCTGGTGTAAAAGAGGTAAAAGGTTTTTACGTAAACAATTTTGCTGAAGAGCTGTCCATTCTATCTGAACTCGGTTGCCTAATGCCGATCAGGCAGCCATAGGTTTTGTCGAGCCCACACGCCGGGCCGGGGTTCCGGCCCACACTTCATTGGCGCCAATGTGGGTGTTTTTGGGGACTACGGCGCCAGCGGCCACAAGGGCGCCATCGCTGATAGTGACTCCAGCCATGATGATGGCTTTCGTGCCGATGGTTACATGATTCCCGATTTTTACTGGGTAAAATGCGAGACGGTCACCCTCAATGGCATGACTAATAATGAGACTGTCATCGCCAACAATACATCCATCGCCAATGGAAAAATGCAGAGGATCCCCGATTCGGCCCGGAAAGTAGGTGGCATGCCCCACGGAGCTGCCAAGAGCCTTATAAATAAGTCGGGTCATGGGGACAGGTATCAACATGTTTTGTAGAAACGGGCGTATTATTAACATAATAAAAAGTTGATAGATCATTGCAACCCGCTCGTTGCGAGTGCCGGGTTGAATTTCACCGGTGGGCACATCATTTATTGTGAAATACAAACGGTAGGCTCCAATAATCAGGGCGAAAGAAGTGCAGAAAAACCCTGCAATGGTGAGAACTTCAGACGTTTGCCATATTTGAAACTTTGAATCTAATAAGAAAAAAACAACCAGCGAAAGTCCCAGACATCCATATATAATCGAAAAAAATGTGGCAACAGGTGCAAAATAAATTTTTCTCACCAAGTCTCCATTTCTTTGCGCCACGGGGGGTGGCAGGTATCGGTTGAGTCGGCAACTTTTGAGAAGTGTCTTGGTGACACCCCAAACACTTTCTTAAATCCTTGTTTGAATGCCGAATAGTCGCCATGTCCCGTGGCAAAACAAGACTCAGTAGCGGATTTCTCATGTGATACGATCAGACCACCGGCCGCCGTAATTCGAAGGTGTTGGCGATACTCGCTAGGCGACAACCCAAAAGAGCGTCGAAAATAGTGGGTCATAGTCGAGTAGGGAACATTCAGCGTGTTTGCAATGGTTCGCATCGAGAGATCGTTGGTATAGTGGGCATCCAGATAATCTTTTGTCCGCTGGGCCACGGAACAAGTTTCAGCTCTCCGGCTCACGGGAGTATAGTATTTGAGCTGTATCAGGTGTTCGGCCACTTCCGCTGCGGTAGAAAACGCCGAGGTTCGATCCCATGGAAACATGACGGCTCCGGGAAGATTCACTCTAAGGGGTGTATTGGAAGTATAGGCTTCCCAGTAAATGTAGCTAGCAGAAATTTGCCAGCAGACCACCTCTTTGGCCGGCAAAAACAGCGCAAAAAGCTCGTTCCCGGCAGGGCGCAAAAGGTGATCAGTCTGAAGACTCACCGGACACGTTCGCGGATCAATGATAAAAAGTTTCCATCCCATTGCGAACACTTCTGTGACCAAAGTGTCTTGTTGCCAAAGATGCCATCTTTTCAAATGGTAGAAGTCGCCGTCGAGCTGTTGCAACCGAGTGACAAAATTAACGCCATGGACTTCCATAGGTTGTTTCGGTTGAGTTTTCTGAGTATTTTGTGAATCATCCATAAATCAATTTCCGCACAAGCCATGCATCATGTGATCCTGAAGGCCACTTCCTCAAGCCCCAGGTGGCACTTCGAAAGAACCCTATATAGTCTAGGCCCAAAGCACTGTTGCGGCGCCCCTCATCCAGAAATTCTAGGTAAGCTTCAAGTATTTCACTAGGGGAAATGAGCAAAAATATATGAAAAAAACTGTATATCTTGCTTTTTCTTAAAAAGTGTCCCATTCTCTGTGCCGCCTGTGGGGGCATAGCTCAGTTGGGAGAGCATCTGATTTGCATTCAGAAGGTCGCAGGTTCGATCCCTGTTGCCTCCACCAGTTTTATCTCTATGTATTCGGGCAGAAAATCCTAAATCCTAAATCCTAAATCCTAAAATCCTAAAATCCTAATTTACTACACCTCATCTCTTCTAATAATGGGCACCACCGAATAGCTCTGAGTGGCGCATTTTGGACAGGCTCCAAAGTCAGGCTCTTCTCTCCTAAGAGTTGGTAGCCCCAAAAAAAACCAAAAAGCACAAGCATTTAACAAGGCCAGTCTTTATTGCCTAATCAACCAGTGATTAATCACCTTTAATTCATTTGATGTCATAGAGTGTGATATTCGTCGATGCGGCAGGACTCATTTGCAATCCCCGTCAAAGCTAAGGTTCGTAACTGAGACTAAATTCTGACCTCAACCGCTATTCAGCGTGGTCACTCGAAAAAATTAATAAATAAGAGGCCAGGTTCACCTACGGATCCATTAAGGGACGTCCACTTTCAAGCGTTGCCTATTTCTGATGAGAATGGGAGAGGTGCTAATCTCTCTGACACCACGAACGGGGCTGTAGACAAGGTTTCCAGGGAATCTTCATTAAATCAACAAATCTGCTGGACATTCAGGTGGCGACTCGATAGATTCTTCGGGCTTCGAAAGTTGCTGAACCCTCTAATCAAGGGATTCAGAGCCTCGGTTACCGCTACGCAAAAAAAGTAGCGGCTTCAAAAATATTCTTATTTTTGGGGTTGACCGGGGCCGGCCGTTGGCCTAAAACCCGAGGCTCTGAATTTTGCTCTTTGAAAACTGAATAGCTAGCCAAAACAAAATGGTTTTGGGTCCCAACAAATTTCATCTATATTTATAGATGGTTTTTTGGGTCAATTTTTTAATTTACAAATGCTTTGCATTTGCTTTTGATTTTAGATTTTTAGAATCAGAATTTAACTGAAGAGTTTGATTCTGGCTCAGAGCAAACGCTGGCGGCGTGCCTAATACATGCAAGTCGAACGGGGAAAGTCCTTCGGGACAAGTACTAGTGGCGCACGGGTGAGGAACGCGTGGATAATCTGCCCTCTAGCGGGGAATAACTCGGGGAAACTCGTGCTAATACCGCATAAGACCACAGTATCTGCGGATACAGAGGTTAAAGATTTATCACTAGAGGATGAGTCCGCGTCCGATTAGCTTGATGGTGGGGTAATGGCCTACCATAGCGACGATCGGTAGCTGGTCTGAGAGGATGATCAGCCACACTGGAACTGAGACACGGTCCAGACTCCTACGGGAGGCAGCAGTAGGGAATATTGCGCAATGGGGGAAACCCTGACGCAGCGACGCCGCGTGAGTGATGAAGGCCTTAGGGTTGTAAAGCTCTGTTCTATGGGAACAAAAAAATGAGGGTACCATAGAAGAAAGGACCGGCTAACTTCGTGCCAGCAGCCGCGGTAATACGAGGGGTCCAAGCGTTGCTCGGAATCATTGGGCGTAAAGCGGGTGTAGGCGGCTTTTCAAGTCAGAAGTGAAAGCCCCGGGCTCAACCTGGGAAGTGCTTTTGATACTGTTAAGCTTGAGTGTGGGAGAGGTCAGTAGAATTCCTGGTGTAGTGGTGAAATACGTAGATATCAGGAGGAATACCGGATGGGAAGCCGGCTGACTGGCCCAACACTGACGCTCAGACCCGAAAGCGTGGGGATCAAACAGGATTAGATACCCTGGTAGTCCACGCCGTAAACGATGGACACTTGGTGTTGGTGGTATTGACCCCATCAGTGCCGAAGCTAACGCGTTAAGTGTCCCGCCTGGGGAGTACGGTCGCAAGATTAAAACTCAAAGAAATTGACGGGGGCCCGCACAAGCGGTGGAGCATGTGGTTTAATTCGATGCAACGCGCAGAACCTTACCTACCCTTGACATCTAGTGGAAGACTCTCAGAGATGAGGTCGCCTTCGGGCCGCTAGACAGGTGCTGCATGGCTGTCGTCAGCTCGTGTCGTGAGATGTTGGGTTAAGTCCCGCAACGAGCGCAACCCCTATCTTTAGTTGCCAGCATTAAGTTGGGCACTCTAGAGAGACTGCCGACGTTAAGTCGGAGGAAGGTGGGGATGACGTCAAGTCCTCATGGCCCTTATGGGTAGGGCTACACACGTGCTACAATGGGTGATACAAAGGGTAGCAATACCGCAAGGTGGAGCTAATCCCAAAAAGTCACTCTCAGTTCGGATTGAAGTCTGCAACTCGACTTCATGAAGGTGGAATCGCTAGTAATCGCGGATCAGCATGCCGCGGTGAATACGTTCCCGGGCCTTGTACACACCGCCCGTCACACCATGAAAGTTGGTTGTACCAGAAGTCGCTGAGCTAACCTTCGGGAGGCAAGCGCCCAAGGTATGGTCGATGATTGGGGTGAAGTCGTAACAAGGTAGCCGTAGGGGAACCTGCGGCTGGATCACCTCCTTTCTAAGGAGATTTAATTATCTCTTAGGTCATGCCCAAAACCGCATTTTCTTCAGAGTAAGTAGATGCACTGGCTAGCTATTTAGCTTTGAGGGAGCAAATTCCTTTTTGAAGGTTTTTGGCTTTTTTTAAGCTGTCAAATTCGAGGCGTTGAGGAAGAGAGCGCGGAGTCGTACGAAAGTACGTCACACAAGCGATCGACCGAGCAGCGAAGAAGATGACCGCTTAAAGGAAGCCAAAAGGGCCTGTAGCTCAGTTGGTTAGAGCACACGCTTGATAAGCGTGGGGTCAGAAGTTCAAGTCTTCTCAGGCCCACCAGTTATTTCTAATAAAATACTGGCGGATACCATGGAGACTTGGTAGTTTTCCTCTTCTTTGTGATTTTTAATCTCAAAGATTAAGCGCTCTTTGAAAATTTAATATTGATAACAAGATTTTACCAACTTGTTATCGAGAATCAGTTAATAAACACTGAATATCAATTCTATTAATTACAAGCTTGAATTGTTTTTTTGTTGTGAAATGAAACAAACAGTTCAGTGGGTAAGTAAATTTCGAATTCAAGTGATTCTTAGCAAGGTAAAACTCAATTTAAAAGCTACTAAGGGCTTACGGTGAATGCCCTGGCACTAAAAGGCGATGAAGGACGTGATAAGCTGCGAAAAGCTTCGGGGAGTGGCACATACACTTTGATCCGGAGATATCCGAATGGGGAAACCCACCAGTTTAACTGGTATCTTAAAGTGAATTCATAGCTTTAAGATGCGCACGAG
Proteins encoded:
- a CDS encoding M13 family metallopeptidase, which gives rise to MSKLALLSSVIVFVATLLSCNHPQRQINAANAETPDASTGQQALLTQNLVIPERRDFPVNVKLDPCNDFYEYACSGALADFSLPDDKSAYTFAFNDSHERVKRKKMAFIDSVANKKVSPRLAQVRDVYQSCLNEKRQVTDEQEWVAQVKADLAQINSHEELAQYIVQRWNAGSPSFLGLGDIPNQKNSLKNDAYFDVDVMQLNHRKLYEKEDVKQAYTELVSAFLITIGETQQISARAKKVVDLEQAFSQVYPTPEEFRALINEDRYVSRESLVAKYPAFHLDQVFAPLSASVPLRDLSPEATAYLHEQFVKGDLQTLKDLVAVQSLYSTLDDAYPEFYDQKFQFSHKYLGGPAVRKPRDQRCADYTFRKFAKEIDADMVQEMFPDFSKEKFVALLEKVRKEMIHRIKSNEWLSDAGRKGALKKMERLGYQVVTPNTEAEWDFLPVKTYDNASFLNNVVIFNKMMIEKTYDDLSKDRNKDVWGMGPLTVNAYYSAMDNKFVMPIGILQYPFYDQNLPEHVNMGAVGVVVGHEIGHAIDDKGAQYDGDGALNNWMTEEDLKHFKEMGQKLGVYYAAEEHNPELTMGENIGDLSGLTFAYDAAFGKKAATQKQKQEFFLQYARAWCQSIRPKFREQMLRNDYHSQQPQRVNLPIKHLTGFYEAYQCKAGDNMYVAPKDRVQIW
- a CDS encoding replication-associated recombination protein A, yielding MDLFEQAQNQYEDSTQPLAEQLRPKDFEDFVGQAHALGPGTALRKNIETGWIQNLILWGPPGSGKTTFAHLLAEKIDSEFVTVNAVDTGAKKLRELGQQARDRRLQFRRKTMLFIDEIHRLNKAQQDVLLPFAEKGDFVLVGATTENPSYELNSALLSRCRLVVFRPHTREDLARLMKRAAERLSVPLDELLTSEAQEDLCERASGDARRLINWFEQIASVAQLKAEGINWPVGRDQLSQVIETAGISYDKNSDEHYNCVSAFIKSVRGSDPDAALYYLARMLRGGEDPVFIARRLVILASEDIGNADPRAITVAVSGLQAVELIGMPEARISLAQVTTYLSSAPKSNRAYVGLEKAFKVVDKTGALPIPLALRSSRTQAMRDLGYGKDYVYTHDAPKGWARQQYLPESVKAEKFYEPVDRGFEKTILQYLAWLRE
- a CDS encoding cupin domain-containing protein, which produces MLVRRWQAPRVPDIQQIKILFEAEGLEPFNEEYPKGATVTDHRHPFDEVRMVASGELVMNVAGNKLLLRPGDRITIPSNTKHSMETQGDELCVCVCANKVY
- a CDS encoding acyltransferase, which gives rise to MRKIYFAPVATFFSIIYGCLGLSLVVFFLLDSKFQIWQTSEVLTIAGFFCTSFALIIGAYRLYFTINDVPTGEIQPGTRNERVAMIYQLFIMLIIRPFLQNMLIPVPMTRLIYKALGSSVGHATYFPGRIGDPLHFSIGDGCIVGDDSLIISHAIEGDRLAFYPVKIGNHVTIGTKAIIMAGVTISDGALVAAGAVVPKNTHIGANEVWAGTPARRVGSTKPMAA
- a CDS encoding helix-turn-helix transcriptional regulator; translated protein: MDDSQNTQKTQPKQPMEVHGVNFVTRLQQLDGDFYHLKRWHLWQQDTLVTEVFAMGWKLFIIDPRTCPVSLQTDHLLRPAGNELFALFLPAKEVVCWQISASYIYWEAYTSNTPLRVNLPGAVMFPWDRTSAFSTAAEVAEHLIQLKYYTPVSRRAETCSVAQRTKDYLDAHYTNDLSMRTIANTLNVPYSTMTHYFRRSFGLSPSEYRQHLRITAAGGLIVSHEKSATESCFATGHGDYSAFKQGFKKVFGVSPRHFSKVADSTDTCHPPWRKEMETW